The window GACAGGCATGCCGGCAGCCGGAGAAGACATCATGGGCATCCCGGATCCAGGTTCGCCCGGGCCCACCTGGGCCAGCCTCATGGCCGGAACCGGTTCAGATACGGGAGCAGGATCAGCATAGGGAACAGGGGCAGGAACCGCAGCCATGAGCGGCGCAGATGTTGCATGCAGCAGGAATACATTGCCGCTCTCGACTGCCGTCAGGCCCGCCGAGGCCAGGACATCATTCATCACAAGCCGCCAGGGACGCCCGCCTTTCCAGGATACAGGCCTGGACATGTCAACCCCCTCACCGGGAGCAAAACCGACCTGGGGAGGCAGGATCTGGCGCATGGCCACGGACAGGGGCACATTGTCGGCCCCGCCCTGGATGATATCGGCATCCGTCAGGCCGGCCATTGTTGATGCAGAAACCGCAGCGGGGCCTGCGCCCATGCCCTGGGCCATGGGCATATACTCGAACCCCGCCTTTGCCTGCAAGACAGGAAAGGCTGCCAGAGCCAGACAGAGCCATGCCCCGCGGCTGGCATGGCGCAGCAGATGAACCATTCTTTTCATCATGATGTCACTCATTGTGCGGTTGTTCCTGCGTGATCGGGTTTCGGAATGTACACGTCTTTTCTGAAAGTGTTTCATGGAGCCGCCTGCATGTCCTTCATCCGCCGGCGCAGGACTGCCAGGGATGCGGTTCTGTAACGACC is drawn from Pseudomonadota bacterium and contains these coding sequences:
- a CDS encoding toxin co-regulated pilus biosynthesis Q family protein; protein product: MSDIMMKRMVHLLRHASRGAWLCLALAAFPVLQAKAGFEYMPMAQGMGAGPAAVSASTMAGLTDADIIQGGADNVPLSVAMRQILPPQVGFAPGEGVDMSRPVSWKGGRPWRLVMNDVLASAGLTAVESGNVFLLHATSAPLMAAVPAPVPYADPAPVSEPVPAMRLAQVGPGEPGSGMPMMSSPAAGMPVMLDGYGSGSSAGSGTETWTGERGMTLRTILQDWSRRANVELHWSTNFDYPVLAAVSIQGTYEDAVRTLLTGFEKAAPEPLARLHTNMNAGRPALVVETRGNNYGE